The following is a genomic window from Crossiella equi.
CGCGGGTATCTGGTTCCGAGTAGGCGTCATGTAGTTCGGCCATTAAAGTCACATGATCGGTAAGTAGCTTTTGGAAGCTGCTTTGCACGTCTTCGCGTTGTCGTGATTGTTGTTCGAACATCGTTAAAACTCCTCATCTAGTGCGTCCAGCAGTAGTTTGTATGCCGGAATTGTTGTTGCGGCAGTTCGAACACTTACACCAAGTGCGCCGCAAATGCTAATCAGAAGGTCGGTATCCGGTGTGGCGATCTGCCCGGATTCCAAACGGGCAAGCGTCGTGTGATTAGTGCGAGCCTGAATAGCCAAAGCACGCAAAGACAATCCGCGCGCCTCACGCCGCTGTCGAAGCCAGGTACCGAAATCCGTCATGATCACTCCTTGGCCGGTGGTGGTGCGTACGCGCACCATGTGCGCGCGGTGCGCGTACGCACCAGGGGCCAACCCGGTAACGGGGCCATCTGTGCTGGTCGTTGGTGGTGGGAGATCTCTAGCGATGGCCCCTAGTCCGGCCTGGGGCTGTAGGCCGCTGTGACGGCCTGGACGGCTACGGCCTGCTAGGCGCTAGATCCCAGGTCACAGGCCGGATAGGCCGCTAGCGGGGGTGCTAGGTCTAGCGTCCCGGCCTGCTAGGCCGGGGGCTCCGTCCGTCGCCGATCCAGAG
Proteins encoded in this region:
- a CDS encoding helix-turn-helix domain-containing protein, producing MTDFGTWLRQRREARGLSLRALAIQARTNHTTLARLESGQIATPDTDLLISICGALGVSVRTAATTIPAYKLLLDALDEEF